The Fusarium falciforme chromosome 14, complete sequence sequence AGAGCGTCGCTGGCGGCGATGTTGATTGTGCTTCCCAAGTACGTGTCCCTCATTTGAACCGCCTCTGCTTGCCAGTCCTCAGGGTCATCCTGTATAATGCACAGGGAATCAATCCAGAGGTAGCGGATACCGAGAGACCGTGTGATGTTGACAGCATCCCGAAAGGTTCGCGGAAGCAAATCTTCCGAAAGGGACTCCTCAAAGAGGGATTTTGTCTTTGTCGTGGTTTGTATCGGCACTTGGTGGCCCCAGGAATGGCTCAAAGTTGCATAACGAATTGGGTGCTTGTTTTGCTGAATCTGGTTCCTCGCCACGATACGAAGAGGTTCGTCGACTTTAATATCAAGCATGCGCGTTGGGTACTGTTTTGCGGCCGGATGACAGACCTTGTGATTTGATTCGCAGTCCTGAAGCCATTCATTCAGAGTTACGATTCGATCTTCAGACAGCATTCTCTGCTCATTGGCTTTACCGAACCGCCAAAATTTTGGATGCTCAAGGTCTGCTCATACAATATAAGCGTCTTTCAAGAAAAGCGTTTGATTGGTTTCTTGAATGCAGTTTACCTTTGCGTGCAGGTTGGGACGAAATTCCAATCGTATCCACACAGACGTACTCCAGTCCCAGTTGCTTGACGTCCATGGTCGTGTGCAGGACTGCCCAGGATATCCTCTCGGTCTTCTTTGCATTTACAACTTCCAATAGAAGCTGGGGAGGTGAATTTAGGGTGGCACCTGCAAGCAGTGATGTCGCCATGGAATACTTCTCTGACAACGACAGGTCCCATATGCTAGAACATAGAGGGCAAGACCGCGCTGAATCCTGAAGACGCTGGATATCCTGATGCCATTCACACCGTTGGGCCTTCCCACGTGGCCCGCAGTAATCCATGATCCAGCGAATGACACCTAGACATAGGCCGCATGGCGTCTGCGTTGGTCGATCCATATTGATACTTTCGAAAAGATGCAGTTGAGGGGTTTAGTTAACACCTGTCGCGCTGCTTATTTATAGAACTGCCATTGCATTGGGGAGCTTTCTTAGTCATAAATGACTAAGAAGGGGGAACA is a genomic window containing:
- a CDS encoding Het domain protein — translated: MDVKQLGLEYVCVDTIGISSQPARKDLEHPKFWRFGKANEQRMLSEDRIVTLNEWLQDCESNHKVCHPAAKQYPTRMLDIKVDEPLRIVARNQIQQNKHPIRYATLSHSWGHQVPIQTTTKTKSLFEESLSEDLLPRTFRDAVNITRSLGIRYLWIDSLCIIQDDPEDWQAEAVQMRDTYLGSTINIAASDALDSTQATELPLRGLVLAFSFISNKISNKVSY